The following coding sequences are from one Perognathus longimembris pacificus isolate PPM17 chromosome 13, ASM2315922v1, whole genome shotgun sequence window:
- the LOC125361698 gene encoding mucin-6-like: MWSQCNLSLSFHSGPGPCSLREQEQQITYQGCEVNVTLTHCEGFCSSSASFNTDTQQVDTQCSCCHPTGTYEKQLLLPCPDPSAPGQQLTLTLQLFSGCACGPWQCRD, from the exons ATGTGGTCACAGtgcaacctctctctctctttccattctGGCCCAGGGCCCTGCAGCTTGCGGGAGCAGGAGCAGCAAATCACCTACCAGGGCTGTGAGGTGAATGTGACCCTGACTCACTGCGAGGGCTTCTGTTCCTCCTCGGCCAG CTTCAACACTGACACCCAGCAAGTGGACACCCAGTGCAGCTGCTGTCACCCGACTGGCACCTATGAGAAACAGCTCCTGTTGCCTTGCCCAGACCCCAGTGCCCCAGGCCAGCAGCTCACACTCACCCTGCAACTGTTCAGCGGCTGTGCGTGCGGCCCATGGCAGTGCAGAGACTAG